From Candidatus Hydrogenedens sp.:
TGAATTATGGAGAAAATCCTCTATCCAATGACCTTCTGGATATATACAGAAACGCTCACGGAAATTTTCAGGACCCGATATTTGATATTCCTTTTTAGCATAAGCATCCATCTCCTCCTGAAATAAATTTTCTTTTATTAAAAATTTATAAAAACTAAGAAACATCTCAGCAGGCCATCTTTCCGCCTTAAAACTACCTTTAGTAAATGTTAAAGTATCAGGGGTATCCGGTATCAGTACCTTCCATGTGAAAGAAGAAAAATATCCGCAAACCATTCTTTTGGCTATAGTATTTGGTCTTACAAAGAAAACATACCCATTCTCATCCATTTTTGCTTTTCTTATCAATTCTTGATATTCCATACATATAGGAGGTGCTGTAAGGAAACTTTTTGCAATGATTAAAAACACTAATGGGATTACTATAATAATTGCAAGTAAAATAAATGTATGGCGATAACTTCTTAACCCACTCTTTTTCGATTTAAACATTTATTTTACTCCATTCTTTTAATTTACAATTCCTCGGATAAGACTTATTAATTATTTGTGTTGAGAAAATAGCCACTTCGGGAGGTCAGTTTCCTCATAAGCCTTAACCCAACTGTTGTGTTTTACTCCAGGATATTCTGTATATAATATTTTTGTGCCTCCTGCATCTTTTATCTTTTGGACAAAATTTCGGGTGCAATCCACAGGAACGACATCATCATCTGCTCCATGAAATGCCCAGATAGGCATATCTTTTAATCGTTGCACTCGTTGTTCTACATCCTGCGGTGTTTCATCGGGTATCTCCGGTCGTTCCAATCGCTGTTTTATAAAAGCCAATTCTCCACCACCGCATATTGGGACTAATGCCGCAAACATATCCGTATGTTTAGCACCATAAATCCAGGTTCCAAAACCTCCCATAGAAAGCCCTGTTAAATAAATCCGTTTCCTGTCAATATTGTATTCTTTTAGTGTTTTGTTTATACATAAATCAATATCTTCTTCTATCTCATTATAATATTTACCCGCAGGACATTGCGGGAAAACGACAATAGCCTGCCATCGTTCCGGGTGTCTTCGAATAGAAGTTGCCAAACCCACTTCTGTCTGCACCAATCCGTTTTGTCCTCGTTCTCCAGCACCATGCAAAAATACAATCATCGGAATTTTTGTCTGAGGTGTATATTCATAAGGGACATAAACTACATACCGTTTCATTAATTTGCCATTATCAAGCGTTTTGTTGATAAACCCTGTACATACCGATTTCCCGGTCTTTTTTTGCGTAGCCCCCATTTCGTTATTTACATGCACACATCCTATAGATGATACAATCAATACACTTATAAAAAGAAGCAAGACACTTCTGTATATAAAGATATTATTCTTATACATAAACAGATTCCTTTCTTAAATTTGTTTATGTTGTCCATGTATCTCTGGGTAATACATAAAAGCATAACACAAATAGTTCTTTTATAGGGAATTGACTTTCTATTTCTTTAGATTGAATTATAAGATGTGTCTATGATAAAATACTCTTGTTGTGCGTCAAAGACAGCCGGTGGCTCAGTAGAGCCTTAATGTTGCCAGCCGAGAGGCACGAGACATATATCGAAGTAATTATTTGAAAGTTCATGTCCGTGTTGTCTTTTGACGACACGGATATTTTTTTAATTTAGCAATAAATTTGAAAGGAGGTGAATACCTTGCCTACAAAAGAAAAAATCGAATCTGTAAAAGAAATTAGAGAACGGCTTGAAAACAATGCCCTTGCCATTATGACCCAGTATGTAGGGATTAATGTGGCACAGGTTACCGAATTGCGAAAGAAACTCCGTGAGGCAGGTATCCAGTATAAAGTTTACAAGAATAATCTTGCACGGATTGCTTTGCGGGAAATTGGTGCGGAACCTGCCGCAGATTTCATGAACGGTCCTACAGCATGGGCTTTCGGTAAAGACCCCGTAGCTTCAGCTAAAATAATAAAAGACTTCTCGAAGGATGTGCCTTTTGTTCAAATCGTTGGTGGAGTTATGGAAGGTAAAGTTCTTACCAAAGACCAGGTAATTAGCCTTGCTAACTTACCGCCTAAAGAGGTGTTGCAGGCACAAGTTATCGGGACTATCGCCGCACCCTTACGGAATCTTGTTACTGTTCTTAATGCGATACCTACAAGTTTGGTCAATGTGCTCGACCAGATTAAGAAAAAGAAGGAAGAAGCACAATCTGCCGCATAATTATTCTTTTAACTTTGAAACAAGAAACAACAAACAATTTAATAAAATAACAAACAAATAAGGAGATAATCCGATGTCAGACAAATTACAACCTATCATTGATGCTATTGCAGAACTCAATGTTCTGGAACTGAGTGAATTAGTGAAAGCACTCGAAGAAAAGTTTGGAGTAACGGCTGCTGCTCCTATGGCAATGGCTATGCCCATGATGATGCCCGGAGCCGGTGCCGGAGCCGGTGCCGAAGCCAAAGATGAAGGTCCTTCTGCTTATAATGTAATCCTGAAAGAACAGGGTTCGCAGAAGATTAACCTGATTAAGAAAGTGAAAGACTTATTAGGTCTTGGATTGAAAGAAGCCAAAGACCTGGTGGATGCCGTTCCGAAGCCCATTAAAGAGAATGTGAGCGAAGAAGAAGCCAAGAAACTTAAGGAAGAATTGGAAAGTGTCGGAGCCGTTGTTGAACTTGTTGGCGTATAATTAGAAAAACATACGCATATTTTTTCAAGCACCTGATTTTTTTGTCAGGTGCTTTTTTATTTTATGGATAAGTTTAAATATAATATCTCTATAACTCGTTTACAAAATATAATTTCCCACACATAACTTAAAGAAGATATTTATAATGACACAAGAACAAAAGAGCATCTATATTAGAGATATGTTTATCCTTGCCCTCTGGGCTTTGGTCCTATTCGGAATAAATATCTGGGGTTACGATTTATGGTCGCCCGATGAACCAAGATATGCTGAAGTCGCCCGTGAAATGCAAATTACGGGGAATTATCTCGTTCCCCATGTAAATGGAAAGCCTTATCTCGAAAAACCTCCGCTCTTGATGTGGTTAATGGTCATATCTTCCTATCCCTTTGGAGAACTTACAGAATTGCCAGCCCGATTACCTTCTATAATTAGTGGAGTATTATCTGTTCTTCTTACCTACTATCTTGCAAAAAAACTTGCGGGTAGAGAAATCGCATGGTTATCTGCCCTTATATTTATGACAATGCAAAGGGTATGGTGGCAGGCACGGTTTGGTCAAATCGATATGTTGTTAACCACTTTATTATTAGCCGCTTTATGTTGTTTTTACACTTGGTATTACTCAGAAAAAAAATCCTACAAATTGTTGTTCATTATGTATTTGTGCATTTTAGGGGCATTGTTCTCTAAAGGACCCGGAACGCTTGTTTTCCCTGTATTATTTTTTATCGTATTTTATTGGAAGGAAAAGCGAAAGATTTTTGATATACACCCAATTAAAGGATTTTTCATTGTTGTTTTAATCTATGGAATATGGTATGCCTATGCTCGCTGGGCAGGAGCTGCACAATTACAGGAAGAAGCAACTCAAGTTATGGGGGCAGATTTATTCAAGCAGACATTAGGCAGGTTTATCTATGGTGTTTCTCATCCTCAACCCCCATGGTATTATTTTCTTACCCTGCCTGTGGATATGTTTCCATGGTCCGTTTTTCTATTATGGATTATCCCTTGGGTCTGGAAAAATAGGAATGAAAGTGAAGGAATTCAGTTCCTACTGATATGGATTATCCCTGCCTTTATTTTCTTCTCTATTGCAGTAGGTAAAAGAGCCATTTATCTGCTTCCCCTTTTCCCAGCAATGGCTATCCTTTCTGCTCTGAGTTTGAAGTCTTTTGAAGAAACTTCCTCATTACGATGGAAAAAAGGTATACGAATTTTATGGACCATTATATTAATTGGTATGGCAATCGTTCCTTTTGTTGTACTTGGGACAGAATTTGCAAATATCTGGAATATATACTGGATTCTTATCAGCATAATTGCACTTATAGCAATCGCTGATACATTATTTGATTTCTTCAGACATTCTAAGGTTCGTTCCCTTTTAAATCAAATTCCACAACATGTTTCTTTATATCTTTTCTTTACAGCATTAATTATTTTCCCATCAGTTAATACTGTCAAATCTGTTCGTAGTTTTTGTGAACCGATGAGAAAACAAAATGAAAAGCAAATGGATTATGAAGCATATAGTTTCGGATTTGAGGAAGAAGAATATACCTTTTATGCTAAACATGTTATTAAAACATTTTTTGATGATAAAGAATTAGAACGGATTGTTTTATCTCAATCTCAACCCTATGAATTTCAAAATTTCATTTCCGAAGTGCATAAACAATATACCCGAAAAACATGTAAAATACCGTTTGCAAATATATTGGCTCCAACTCCGGAGGAAATACAACAAATCCTTTCCGCATTAGACAAAGTAAAAGAAGAAGTAGAAAAGCAAGGGAAAGTGGAGTTATTACGAAATATTGAACAATTACTTGATGAAAAAATTAATGATTTTTATTCTTTTTTAAGTAAAGACAGTCAAGTTTTTGTGTTAATAAGAGAAGAAGATTGGAAATGGGTCATTGCAAGGAAACCCGAAATAGGGAAGAAGGTTTATTTACTCAAAACACGGGCAGAATTTAACCGTCCTGTACTTCTTCTTTCCAATAAACCCATGTAAAATTTCCTGCTTTATTCATTAATCCTTACACAGCATTGTTTTAGTATGAAAATATCAAAACAGGAGGGAATTTTTACTTATTTTCTAAAGTCCTATGTAGTTCTTGCCGATAAAATAGACAAAGGGATATAGAAACATTTTGCATGGAGGCAAAACACATGGGCAATGAACTTAATTTTAACCCCTCAATTTATCAGTTACTACCATCAACCGGGCTGTTCTCACAAAAACAGGGGAAAATAACTCTTCCTAATTTCATCACAGGGATAGAAAAAGCAGAAGAAAATTCTCCTGATAAGTCTGTTCAAGAAAAATCTACTCCACCAACAACACAATCTACTTATGAAACAAAAAATGTTTCTCTCGCAAGTAAAATAAAGGAAATACAATCGCTTCTTGGTAAAAAAACAAGTGATGAAGAAAAACAACAGTTAGAGTTTGCATTTGCGTATGAGAAAAGTGAAGAATTCTTTTTCCAATTTTCACAAAGAACAAAATCCGTAGAAAACAATCTTTCTTCTGTTCAAAGGGAAACCTATGCAGAAATTCGACAGAAAATATCTGTTCAATTTAAAATAGGAGGGAAGATAAGTGCAGAATCAATGGTCGGATTTCGAAATGCATCTGAAAAACTGTTTAATAACCCCGACCTATTTAATTCCTTTATGAAAATAGCACAGGGATTATTAGCAAATGGAGATTCAGACCAATGGAATGAATTTTTTGAAGGATTAGCAGGTCTTTTTAATAATACAGACGGGAATACAGAAGCAATAGACCAATTTATTAATCGTTTTTTGGAACAATGGCTACAAAAACTATTTCCCAATGCCACCGTTGGTAATCAAAATAATAATGGGAATTCCCCAAACTCCTTATCTACACAGCAAAGCAATCAAAACTCTTTTCAGTTCCAATTTCAGATAGAATTTCGATTTGAAATGTCTATGGAAATTCAAATAGGAGTGCAGAGACTTGACCAACAACAAGACCCCATTGTATTCGATTTAGATGGGGATGGTATTGAACTCACAGATGTAAATAATGGTGTGCGATTTGATATAACCGGGACAGGGAAGTCTGTTCAAACAGCATGGGTTCGAGGAGGGGATGCCTTATTGGCTTGGGATAGAAATGGAAATGGTCGGATTGACAGTGGATTAGAACTGTTTGGTGACCAGAGAGGGGCTGCCAACGGATTTGAAGAACTCAGAAAATTAGACACAAACAACGATGGCTTTATAGGTCCCGAAGATAAAAATTTCAAAGAATTGGTTTTATGGCGAGATAACGGTGATGGTATTAGTTCTCAGGACGAAATATTTACTTTGCCTCAATTAGGTATCGAACGAATAGCCGTAAACTACAAAAATACCAATGTTATAGCCGATGGAAATAATACAATTACACAGAAATCTTTCTTTATTCGTAGTGACCAAACCGTTGGCCGTGTTGCTGATGTAAAATTTAATTACATTATTTAATTAAATACTAATATCCGAAAATTTCCCATAGAATATAAATAATAGGTCTATATTTTCTTTTTCAATTGTGATATTTTTGGGTTAGAAGAATTAATCACTTAAAAAATCCCGGAAGTGAGGACGCTTCAGCTACAGAGGAGAGGGAATGATTTTTTATTTGCGTGTGTTTGTATAATTTGCGATTAAGAAATTAACCACAGAGGACTCGAAGGAAATTTTACACAAAGGGCACGAAGTAGGGGGAGGATATAAAAAACAAAGACAGGAATGTCTTAGCTACATTAGAGGCAATTTCTATNNNNNNNNNNNNNNNNNNNNNNNNNNNNNNNNNNNNNNNNNNNNNNNNNNNNNNNNNNNNNNNNNNNNNNNNNNNNNNNNNNNNNNNNNNNNNNNNNNNNGAGGTTAGAACAGGGTGAAGTACGGCTTACCTAGTAATGTCTCCTTTGTCTCATGTGTCCCATGTGTCCCATGTGTCCCATGTGTCTCATGTGTCCCATGTGT
This genomic window contains:
- a CDS encoding accessory Sec system protein Asp2, whose translation is MYKNNIFIYRSVLLLFISVLIVSSIGCVHVNNEMGATQKKTGKSVCTGFINKTLDNGKLMKRYVVYVPYEYTPQTKIPMIVFLHGAGERGQNGLVQTEVGLATSIRRHPERWQAIVVFPQCPAGKYYNEIEEDIDLCINKTLKEYNIDRKRIYLTGLSMGGFGTWIYGAKHTDMFAALVPICGGGELAFIKQRLERPEIPDETPQDVEQRVQRLKDMPIWAFHGADDDVVPVDCTRNFVQKIKDAGGTKILYTEYPGVKHNSWVKAYEETDLPKWLFSQHK
- the rplL gene encoding 50S ribosomal protein L7/L12, with translation MSDKLQPIIDAIAELNVLELSELVKALEEKFGVTAAAPMAMAMPMMMPGAGAGAGAEAKDEGPSAYNVILKEQGSQKINLIKKVKDLLGLGLKEAKDLVDAVPKPIKENVSEEEAKKLKEELESVGAVVELVGV
- the rplJ gene encoding 50S ribosomal protein L10, translated to MPTKEKIESVKEIRERLENNALAIMTQYVGINVAQVTELRKKLREAGIQYKVYKNNLARIALREIGAEPAADFMNGPTAWAFGKDPVASAKIIKDFSKDVPFVQIVGGVMEGKVLTKDQVISLANLPPKEVLQAQVIGTIAAPLRNLVTVLNAIPTSLVNVLDQIKKKKEEAQSAA
- a CDS encoding glycosyltransferase family 39 protein, with amino-acid sequence MTQEQKSIYIRDMFILALWALVLFGINIWGYDLWSPDEPRYAEVAREMQITGNYLVPHVNGKPYLEKPPLLMWLMVISSYPFGELTELPARLPSIISGVLSVLLTYYLAKKLAGREIAWLSALIFMTMQRVWWQARFGQIDMLLTTLLLAALCCFYTWYYSEKKSYKLLFIMYLCILGALFSKGPGTLVFPVLFFIVFYWKEKRKIFDIHPIKGFFIVVLIYGIWYAYARWAGAAQLQEEATQVMGADLFKQTLGRFIYGVSHPQPPWYYFLTLPVDMFPWSVFLLWIIPWVWKNRNESEGIQFLLIWIIPAFIFFSIAVGKRAIYLLPLFPAMAILSALSLKSFEETSSLRWKKGIRILWTIILIGMAIVPFVVLGTEFANIWNIYWILISIIALIAIADTLFDFFRHSKVRSLLNQIPQHVSLYLFFTALIIFPSVNTVKSVRSFCEPMRKQNEKQMDYEAYSFGFEEEEYTFYAKHVIKTFFDDKELERIVLSQSQPYEFQNFISEVHKQYTRKTCKIPFANILAPTPEEIQQILSALDKVKEEVEKQGKVELLRNIEQLLDEKINDFYSFLSKDSQVFVLIREEDWKWVIARKPEIGKKVYLLKTRAEFNRPVLLLSNKPM